Below is a genomic region from Phalacrocorax carbo chromosome 10, bPhaCar2.1, whole genome shotgun sequence.
TTGGGATCCCTAGAAATAGAGTAACCTTCTCGGATGCAATTCTAAAGGATAATTTTACCCCTTTACTTTGTGAATTTATGCCTCTCCACCTGCGTACTTACTTACCTCTGTGGCTATGATGCACTCATTCCTTTCTTCTGTTATCACGAAGACGGACTGGTACATTGAATCCCTCGGAGAGCATATTGCTGATATCCTACATTCTGGCTTTTCACTAAGGCagggcagaaagaaaggaaCGTTAGTTTCCTACTAACAAGCCTGACTCTCAAAATCTGCCATGAATATGGAGGGGTGGAATGAGATAGCTGTGAAGGCGTGGGAGGGAAGTGCATGTTCTATATAATGGCAGGACATTTTACTAGAAAAGTGGAAGTGAGGAATAGCTGCTGTCTTCCTACGTTTCTGCCGTGGCTGACCTAACAGCATGCTCCTCAGACCTCTGTGTAACAGCCACAAGAAGGTCCCAGACAAGGCTTTCAGGACACGTATCTGAAGACTGATAAGCCAGCGAATATctgcccttttcctttttttgaaaaagatgaGTTATTTTTACTCTATTGGTCTTCTCAGTAAGTGGACCATTTTGCCTTCTTAATAAGTGAAACACTTACTTTTAATCACTATATGCCTTAACAGTTGTTCCTTCAAGATCTGTTGAGGAAGGGAAGTCACTTCTCGCTTTCACCACTGACCTAGCCATCCCGCTCCCCGTCCCAGTACCCATCCTAGCAGCACCCTGCACAAATGCTCGGTTTAATTGACTTAGCTAAGGATACCACTTGGCCATGACACATAAACTCCACCCAGTATGAAGATTCCTGGCTTTGCACTGGTCTGTTTTGTCTATTATCTGCTcaaggtttctttttcccccgTATTTTCTCATCTGCTTCTAGACCGCTATGAAGATGAGGTGCCTTAAGAAAGGCTAGAAGGAAGACCGCGTTCTCACCTGTGTAGTCGGAGGGGAGACTTTTCTCCTAAACACTTTTCACTTTTGTAATACTTATCTTCCTGTGTCGCTCTACTTGTCAGGTCTTTTACCAGATTGTAGTCCAGTTTATGATTCTTGGGTTTGTAGTTTGATTTCTCCAGCCCACAGTCTACTTCaaggtctttatttttattggtgTTTTTGAGCTGGGAAGCTGGAATGAGATTGTCCTTCTGGAAGTCAGAGAGGTTGTTCATTGTCTCCAAGTCCTGCTCTGGGTGCATCCTCATCTGCCTGATGACCATTGCTATCATGCAGAACAGTATGAGCAAAGCCACCAGCCCCACTCCCATGGATATAGCAATCCAGGGGACTGGTTTAGGAGGAAGTGTAACTGGCACTGAATAAACCGGCAATTCGCAGCGGTTGCCCATGAAGCCAGAAGGACAGTAGCAGACAAAGCTGGCACTATAAAGTCCGCTGTAGCATGTGCCTCCATTCTCACATGGCCCAGAAGCACATTCGTCTCTGGTTTTGATGTCACAGTTCCTGCCACTGTAGCCTGGCAAGCACGTGCAGGAGTAATCGTTGATCAGGTCATGACAAGTTCCCCCATTGGAACATGGGTTTCTGGCACAATCATTGATGTTTATCTCACATTTCTGACCAGAGAAACCAGCCCGACAACGACACACACGAATCTGACCAAGGTAAAAGCAATTACCATCTGAGggataaaaaaagtaaaataaatttaaaaaaaaattagtctgcAATCCATTTCACTCAGAAACCTAAACCCCTCCCCAgttagcattttattttatctcaAGAAAAGGGAGGTTATTttacaaaaaaccacacatctAAAAGTTCCTTCTAGTTTACCCAATTGTATCACCACGCCTTAAAAATACACCCCTCGTAAATATGTAATAACGTTTATTTAATTTACTTAATTCTGCCACCTTCCCTGTCCCACGGTAGAGCTTATGCATTGTTTTGTTGCGTAGAAAGTGCCAGTGAAAGTCCCCAGCAAGGGACTAAAATTAGGGTAGACGTGGAATACAGTGGGGGAGAGGGACTAATGTGTTAGAGGAAGAGTAGAGGTCAGATTGGATTTCTATCACTTCTGCACTGAAAAGCACAAACAAGTCAGAGCCAtaagattttttattattttttttatgtatataaaaagaCTCACCATTTGCACACGGGTTGCTTGTGCACCTGTCtacttttttttcacagtttgaCCCTGTGAAGCCGAAAGGGCAAACGCAAGTGTAGCTGGCCCCTTGTTCTTTTTCCAGGCATGTGCCACCATTAAAGCAGGGAGAATCTATACACGTCAGAGCGCTGTGCTCGCAGTGAGTGCCGTAGTAGCCAGGGGGGCACAGGCAGTGATAGCTGTTCTCCATATCCTGCAAAACACAACATTAGGCCACTGTTATTTGGTGGCACCAAGTAAGTGCTTGCACGCTTCTTTTTGGTTGGCGGCAAGCGCAGTTCAGTCCCTTCCCGTCCACCCCCTGATGTGGCAAAAGCGACGTTTGGAGAGTAACTAACTGCAGGCTGGACTGTGAGGGATGGAGCCATGAATCAGCCGTACTTGGTGCGTAGGAGTAATGGCACGGCTACGCAAGCAGAGCAGGTGCAGTTGCAGGGAGCCTACAGGCAGCTGGACAAAAAGTTACTAACCCCACTGCTGTCTAATGGGATCCCTGAGGTCCTCCCAGAGCAGAATGGCACGTGTTGACCTACACAGCTGTGATCAGGCCATTCATCCTCTGCATGAGagccctttttttctcctgtacaAAGGCTTGCGTTGCTTTGCCATGGGAAAGCCCCACTACTTCCATCACCACAAAACGCTTTTGTCTTTCCAAGCACTACACGTCCAAGGCCTTGGGAGAAGGGAGCTAGGGTCTTGCGCCATTAGCCTTAATCTAAACATGCATCGGATTACATTTGATATCTATAATCGATCAGGCTTTATCAACAGGTGGAATCAATCATTGACTGGGTCTgaaaacacactgaaacacTAGactgcaggaaacaaaaaatgcagaGCCCTGTTTCACAGAGTGTTCCAGCTGGTTGTCCTCATATTGTCTGACACTACACTCCCatagcagaaagcagaagttttcttttatttgctcttcAAATACAGACTTAGCGCATTCTGTCTGTGAACCTTCGTTGTTTTTTATAGATCTGCTCCCTCACCAGCCTTGGGTCTCGTCAGGCTCTCATAATGGCTGCCACAGAAACCTAAGGATCAGTTGACTAGTTCTAATCTAGATGATGCATCTCCTCCTGTAACAGACTTCCTTCCCTGACACCTCTCAGGAAGGGTTCAGTATGACAGTTGTGAGTGTCGGTAATGAACCTGCAGGCTATCGAATTCCCATTATGTTGTTACAGAACCGTTTCTGGAAAGGTATACTGGGGCTTGcttcacacacagacacacacatttaaaatattcttaccGTGCAACTACCGCCATTCCTACAGGGGTTGCTGTCACACTCGCTGATCTCGTGTTCGCAGTCAACACCGGTGAAGCCAGGTTTGCACGAACACGTGTAGCTGCCCTGGCCAGTGTTCATGCAAGTTGCTCCATTTTTGCATGGTTTGTGGTGAGTGCAGTAGTTCAGATCTGAAAAGATAACCAGGAGTTAAACATCTTTGGGAAAAGGCATTTACGCAAAAACACTTTAGTcaacaaaaaagaattttcaaaCAAGTATTATAATTTTGCTATCGGTAGGAATACTGGAGATGATTATCCAGGTTATTATCAGCAATAATCAGGTGTTTCAGATTATCACCTATTTCGGATATTTCTCTACGTCCACCACTGTAAAGCGCACGTTCTTCATTTTGAGACACCTAGCAATGATTTAACTTTCTTAGTGCATTGgtcctccctcccttttttgTGTGCATAAACCGACTAGCTACTGTGGGATTCAGATGCCAAgctggaaaatgtatttcttaagTGCCTGTTCTCTGAAAGACATGCCACAGCACTACAGACGCATTGCGTACAGCGTGTCACATACTAAAACAGCGAGCCCCATCTTTAAAAGGTGTGCTCCAAGGCACAttctggggaggcagggaggaaataaaCATGTTTTGGCTTGGAGATTaaacaaacactagaaatcttttattatttatttaccaTGCTCTCTTGTTATCAATGTCAGTAGTTTAAACTGTCAAAACGCTCTGCCAAGCTTGAcgctccttttatttttttttccctttaaatttgAGACAGGGGTTAAAGCACACGAGTTCGTAGGACATAAATAGGAAAGCTTTATTATCTCCATATTTACCACAGAGTAATTGGGATGTGACTGCTTCTgcaacaagcagaaaaaacacaTCTGCAACTTTACTTTTCCTGCTTAATTCAGACTTCGCCATCTTAATCCTATAACTCTCTCGAAAACACTTAGCTTGCTTTAAGCACTTAATGATCTCAGTGCCAGCAGTGCATATATGGCCTTGAGGACATGACTGCTCAGCTGGCTATGGTTCAGTGATTCAATGGGTTGAATAGGTGGAAGTGCTCTGGTGTACCTTAAAATGGAACCTGTACTTTTCATTCTTGCTTACATGATTTTTCTCTCATGCTCCAGACTTATCACATGAGTTAACTTCCTTGTATGCAAAATAAGGAAGGCCCAAATGATGGTGTTTACTGCTGCTGGAAACTGTTTAGTAAATTGTTATCGTTGTACAGGGAATAAGTTAAACTTAGCTCGAGCGGGCAGAAAACTTGCCTGGCCAACGCTCATCCAGGTTGTTGGGGGTTCCTCCCCCCCCAGGcgaaaaaaactttttttgccagacaaaaaaatgcagctacaaaaaaaccttttcctgttttcacatACAAATACAAGAATCGGTGTCTGAGACAGCAGTGGTGCAAACCAATGCCTATGTACCTTGCGGAAATCTAATTCTAGATCCAATAGTTCAGATTCCTTAGTCCAGTACTGAGGCGCACCCAAGCTAGAGCCACAAGCGCAGCCTTCAGAACTAACCTTGATCACAGAAGAGGCCACCCCATCCTTCATCACATATGCACTGCCATTGTG
It encodes:
- the DLL4 gene encoding delta-like protein 4 isoform X1: MTALRIFGLTFLLTILQQRVSGSGVFQLELHEFVNSQGSLASGKPCFPHCRTFFHVCLKHFQAVVSPGSCTFGSIITPVLGINSFSIKDTERFDSPIKLPFNFTWPGTFSLIIQAWHAPANYLPEGSRPPSEDCLISEMSIQRSLSVGEDWSQDVQSSPLTQLRYSYRVVCSENYYGESCSRLCKRRDDRFGHYVCEADGSLACLPGWTGEYCTEPICLSGCTEQNGYCNKPGECICRPGWQGRYCDECIPHIGCRHGTCKTQWQCICDEGWGGLFCDQDLNYCTHHKPCKNGATCMNTGQGSYTCSCKPGFTGVDCEHEISECDSNPCRNGGSCTDMENSYHCLCPPGYYGTHCEHSALTCIDSPCFNGGTCLEKEQGASYTCVCPFGFTGSNCEKKVDRCTSNPCANDGNCFYLGQIRVCRCRAGFSGQKCEININDCARNPCSNGGTCHDLINDYSCTCLPGYSGRNCDIKTRDECASGPCENGGTCYSGLYSASFVCYCPSGFMGNRCELPVYSVPVTLPPKPVPWIAISMGVGLVALLILFCMIAMVIRQMRMHPEQDLETMNNLSDFQKDNLIPASQLKNTNKNKDLEVDCGLEKSNYKPKNHKLDYNLVKDLTSRATQEDKYYKSEKCLGEKSPLRLHSEKPECRISAICSPRDSMYQSVFVITEERNECIIATEVSKYAGGEA
- the DLL4 gene encoding delta-like protein 4 isoform X2 translates to MTALRIFGLTFLLTILQQRVSGSGVFQLELHEFVNSQGSLASGKPCFPHCRTFFHVCLKHFQAVVSPGSCTFGSIITPVLGINSFSIKDTERFDSPIKLPFNFTWPGTFSLIIQAWHAPANYLPEGSRPPSEDCLISEMSIQRSLSVGEDWSQDVQSSPLTQLRYSYRVVCSENYYGESCSRLCKRRDDRFGHYVCEADGSLACLPGWTGEYCTEPICLSGCTEQNGYCNKPGECICRPGWQGRYCDECIPHIGCRHGTCKTQWQCICDEGWGGLFCDQDLNYCTHHKPCKNGATCMNTGQGSYTCSCKPGFTGVDCEHEISECDSNPCRNGGSCTDMENSYHCLCPPGYYGTHCEHSALTCIDSPCFNGGTCLEKEQGASYTCVCPFGFTGSNCEKKVDRCTSNPCANDGNCFYLGQIRVCRCRAGFSGQKCEININDCARNPCSNGGTCHDLINDYSCTCLPGYSGRNCDIKTRDECASGPCENGGTCYSGLYSASFVCYCPSGFMGNRCELPVYSVPVTLPPKPVPWIAISMGVGLVALLILFCMIAMVIRQMRMHPEQDLETMNNLSDFQKDNLIPASQLKNTNKNKDLEVDCGLEKSNYKPKNHKLDYNLVKDLTSRATQEDKYYKSEKCLGEKSPLRLHSEKPECRISAICSPRDSMYQSVFVITEERNECIIATEV